CAGGATCGCAGCAAATGCTCGCTGGACATCGCTTTCCGGGAGCGGCGGGTTTCGAAAGATTGCATCATAGACGAATGGTGTAGCGAGCACAACCCCGGCGACCATGCCGTACTCTATTGGAACCACCGTAAGCACACCAATAATCCACCCACTGAGCAACGCTACCGGGATGGCCACCAGAATCCAATCATAGCGATACACGACTTCTCACCTCAACTGCACAGACAACGTCTGACGTAATAGCCCTCATACACATGTACTGTCAGGGAGCCTCGATTTACGATGACATTTTAGTCAGTTGTATGGGGAGTGTTTCACCTGTACTGACCACACGCCAGTCAGAGCCTGTTACTAAGAGATTCAACAGAGCCTATTCTCTGCATTTCAGAATTGATCGATTCGTCAGATGATCTGTAAAATCGTATATATTCTATATGCACTCGCTTGACGTAGTAGCTACTGGTGAACGAAAATGAGCACTGTAACACCGACCCCTGAATCGTACTCCCTCGAGACGGGATGGAAAACGCTGGCAGTAGCAGGTGGCAGTATCGCCGTACTGGGCGTCCTCGCGATGATTCTCCCGCTTGCAGTGGGCGTAGCGGTCTCGTACATCGTCGGGGGACTCCTCATTGTGGGCGGTCTCGTCCACGGAGCGCATGTAGTGTCTGCAAAAGGATGGATGGGATCACTCTGGCAGCTAACACTCGCCATCGTGTCGCTCGTCGCTGGGATCGTCATCGTGGTGAATCCGATCATCGGTCTCCTGAGTCTCACACTCATGATCGTCGCATACCTGCTCGTCGACGGCATCGTCGAACTCGGGGTGAGCCTTCGGATGGAGCGTGGCTCTGGCCGTGGGTGGATCGCCGCTAGCGGGGGCCTCTCACTCGGCCTGGGAGTGTTGCTCTGGGCACAATTCCCCGAAGTTGCCGCATGGGTCGTCGGGTTCATGATCGGAGCGAGCTTGTTCCTTACAGGACTCTCGATGGTCGCCGTGGCATATACCGGCCGCCAACCAGTCGAGGACATCACACCCCCAGCGGGTGAACCCCGCGGGATGTGACATAATTTTTTATCTGAAATACGGTTCAGCTGACCCGAATCGGCTCAAGGACAGGCCGGATTGTAACAATACGAACCCGAGCCGAAAGCGAATTGGGCGGGGGGGCCGTCTCCCCGATAATGAAGCCGATCAAGGACAGCGTTCACGACTATATCGCGCTCGATCCGGTCGCCGAAGCCCTGATCGACACGCCAACCGTCCAGCGGCTTCGCAACGTCAAACAGCTCTCGACCGTCAGGCTGGTCTATCCCGCTGCCAATCATACCCGGTTCGAGCACAGCCTCGGCGTCTACCATCTTGCTGACACTGCTGTCGGCCATCTCGACGTCGACGCAGACACGGCGGCACACCTCCGGGCCGCCGCACTCCTCCACGATGTCGGGCATGGGCCATATGGCCACCAGACCGAGGAGGTGATCCACAGGCGGACTGGCACCGATCACGACGAGGTCGACTGGCTGCTGACCGATCCCGACCGGCCAGTCTGTCAGGCCATAGAGCAGCTCGGACTCGACCCCGGGCGTGTCGCCGACCTCGTCGCAGGCGAGGGACGGCTCGGCGCGCTCGTCTCGGGCGAGCTCGATGTCGACCGGATGGACTATCTCACCCGCGACGCCCACCACACCGGCGTGCCGTATGGCGCGATCGATCACGGTCGGCTCGTCCGTGAACTTCGTCTGGAGAACGACCGGCTCGTCCTCAGTGAAGGGAACGTCGCGACGGCGGAATCGATGCTGTTCTCACGCGCCCTGATGAACGCCGTCGTCTACCGGCACCACGTCTCTCGGATCGCCGGGGCGATGCTCGACCGCGCCTGCGAGCGATATCTGGACCGGACCGACGTGGATGTCGAGTCGTTCCGCCGGATGGCTGACCACGACCTGCTCGTTGCGCTGGCCGAGCACGTCCCTGCGCTCGGTCGCCGTCTGGAACACCGCGATCTGTACAAGCGTGCGGTCTGGACGGGGATCGAAAACGTCCCACCGGGCACTGTCGACGTAGGCTACGAGGAACAGCGGCGGGCGGAACGGGAGATCGCCAGCGCGGCGGAGGTCGATCCGACCGACGTGATCGTCGACATTCCGGATCGGCCACGGCTCAAGGAGTCCTCGACCAGCGTCGTCGTCGACGGCGTCGTCCAGCGGCTGGAGGACGCCTCCGAGCTGGTGAGAGGGATCCGGCTGGCGGAACGTGCCCGCTGGCGACTCGGCGTCTACTGTCCCGGCGAACGGACCGAATCGGTCGGGCAGGCTGCCCGTGACGTGCTGGGGATCGCCTAGCGATTCGGAAACGTCCGTGCGACCTGTTCGCGTGTTTCCGCCGTCGATCCGGAGTTGTCGATCGCGACGTGGTACATCTCGATCGGGTGGAACTCCTCGCGGAACTCACGGTAGACCTCGACGTCAGCGTCGCTCATCCCGTCCCCTCGGTCGGCGATCCGAGCCTCTGCGACCGGACGCTCACAGACGACTTCGAGCAGACGAAACTCCGCACCTGCACCCATGGCAATCTCTCGGACCGCG
Above is a genomic segment from Natranaeroarchaeum aerophilus containing:
- a CDS encoding HdeD family acid-resistance protein: MSTVTPTPESYSLETGWKTLAVAGGSIAVLGVLAMILPLAVGVAVSYIVGGLLIVGGLVHGAHVVSAKGWMGSLWQLTLAIVSLVAGIVIVVNPIIGLLSLTLMIVAYLLVDGIVELGVSLRMERGSGRGWIAASGGLSLGLGVLLWAQFPEVAAWVVGFMIGASLFLTGLSMVAVAYTGRQPVEDITPPAGEPRGM
- a CDS encoding HD domain-containing protein; protein product: MKPIKDSVHDYIALDPVAEALIDTPTVQRLRNVKQLSTVRLVYPAANHTRFEHSLGVYHLADTAVGHLDVDADTAAHLRAAALLHDVGHGPYGHQTEEVIHRRTGTDHDEVDWLLTDPDRPVCQAIEQLGLDPGRVADLVAGEGRLGALVSGELDVDRMDYLTRDAHHTGVPYGAIDHGRLVRELRLENDRLVLSEGNVATAESMLFSRALMNAVVYRHHVSRIAGAMLDRACERYLDRTDVDVESFRRMADHDLLVALAEHVPALGRRLEHRDLYKRAVWTGIENVPPGTVDVGYEEQRRAEREIASAAEVDPTDVIVDIPDRPRLKESSTSVVVDGVVQRLEDASELVRGIRLAERARWRLGVYCPGERTESVGQAARDVLGIA